One genomic segment of Vulpes vulpes isolate BD-2025 chromosome 2, VulVul3, whole genome shotgun sequence includes these proteins:
- the MCIDAS gene encoding multicilin: MQSCRGAAAGRRAFDSICPNRMLAPRGRPFCKPGKLERKFAPPRRSFPGGGGGGGGPASAYEDPRGAEPAALPALTTIDLQDLADCSSLLGSDAPPSGDLAASQNHCLPTAEDFDLQEFRDTVDDLIADSSSLMSPPLAGGDFPFSPCDVLPFGPCLSPPLDPRALQSPPLRPPDVPPPEQYWKEVADQNQRALGDALVENNQLHVTLTQKQEEIASLKERNVKLKELASRTRHLASVLDKLMITQSRDRGATAEPFLLRATAKRSLEELFSAAGQDCAEVDAILREISERCDEALQSRDPKRLRLQPEPASREGAPGNLHGAFRGLRTDCSRSALNLSHSELQEGGSFSTPIRSHSTIRTLAFPQGNAFTIRTASGGYKFRWVPS; the protein is encoded by the exons ATGCAGTCGTGCCGGGGCGCCGCGGCCGGACGCCGAGCCTTCGACAGCATCTGCCCCAACAGGATGCTGGCGCCGCGGGGCCGGCCCTTCTGCAAGCCCGGGAAGCTGGAGAGGAAG TTCGCCCCTCCGCGGAGGTCCttccccggcggcggcggcggcggcggcggcccagCGTCTGCGTACGAGGACCCGCGGGGCGCGGAGCCCGCTGCGCTGCCAG CCCTCACCACCATAGACCTGCAGGACCTCGCCGACTGCTCCTCGCTACTCGGCTCCGACGCGCCGCCTAGCGGTGACTTGGCCGCCTCGCAG AACCATTGTCTGCCAACTGCAGAGGACTTCGATCTGCAGGAGTTCAGGGACACCGTGGATGACCTCATTGCAG ACTCATCCTCTTTGATGTCGCCTCCTCTGGCCGGCGGAGacttccccttctctccttgcGACGTATTGCCATTCGGGCCCTGTCTCTCTCCGCCGCTGGACCCAAGGGCCCTGCAGTCACCGCCGCTGCGCCCTCCGGACGTGCCCCCGCCGGAGCAGTACTGGAAGGAGGTGGCCGACCAGAACCAGAGGGCGCTGGGGGACGCGCTCGTTGAGAATAACCAA CTGCACGTGACGCTGACCCAGAAACAGGAGGAGATCGCCTCGCTCAAAGAGCGGAACGTGAAACTGAAGGAACTTGCCAGTCGGACCCGACACCTGGCCTCGGTGCTGGAT AAGCTGATGATCACGCAGTCCCGGGATCGCGGAGCGACGGCCGAGCCCTTCCTGCTCAGGGCGACAGCCAAAAGGAGCCTGGAGGAGTTGTTCAGCGCTGCGGGGCAGGACTGCGCGGAAGTGGACGCCATCCTGCGGGAGATTTCCGAGCGCTGCGATGAAGCGCTGCAGAGCCGCGACCCCAAGCGGCTCCGGCTGCAGCCCGAGCCCGCGAGCAGGGAAGGCGCCCCCGGGAACCTGCACGGCGCCTTCCGGGGGCTGCGCACCGACTGCAGCCGGAGCGCGCTCAACTTGAGCCACAGCGAGCTGCAAGAGGGCGGCTCCTTCAGCACCCCCATCCGCAGCCACAGCACCATCCGCACCCTCGCCTTCCCCCAGGGCAACGCCTTCACCATCCGGACGGCCAGCGGGGGTTACAAATTCCGCTGGGTCCCGAGTTGA
- the CCNO gene encoding cyclin-O, with translation MVTPCPSSLVSPAARAGKRDNDQNLRAPVKKSRRPRLRRKQPLQPLQPCPLPGDSGVCDLFESPSSGSDGAESPAACAALGRSPLPPPAQEAVQLDLQTFRDYGRSCYVFRKARESHFHPRESLARQPQVTAESRCKLLSWLIPVHRRFRLSFESLCLTVNTLDRFLTTTPVAADCFQLLGVTSLLIACKQVEVHPPRVKQLLALCCGAFSRQQLCNLECIVLHKLHFSLGAPTISFFLEHFTHARVEAGQAEVSEALEAQALARGVAELSLADYAFTSYTPSLLAICCLALADRMLQLPRPVDLRLGGHPEAALQDCLGKLQLLVAINETSLTHMLPFQIREKCSLSPKLK, from the exons ATGGTGACCCCTTGCCCCAGCAGCCTCGtgagccccgccgcccgcgctgGGAAGCGGGACAACGACCAGAACCTCCGCGCCCCGGTGAAGAAGAGCAGGCGCCCACGCCTCCGCAGAAAGCAGCCGCTGCAGCCGCTGCAGCCGTGCCCGCTCCCCGGAGACTCCGGTGTTTGCGACCTGTTCGAGTCCCCCAGCTCCGGGTCTGACGGTGCAGAGAGCCCCGCCGCGTGCGCGGCGCTGGGccgcagccccctgccccctcctgcccaggaggCGGTGCAGCTGGACCTGCAGACCTTCCGAGACTACGGCCGGAGCTGCTACGTCTTCCGCAAGGCGCGGGAGAGCCACTTCCACCCGCGGGAGTCGCTGGCGCGGCAGCCGCAA GTGACGGCCGAGTCCCGCTGTAAGCTGCTCAGCTGGCTGATCCCCGTGCACCGCCGGTTCCGCCTCTCCTTCGAATCGCTCTGCCTGACGGTGAACACTCTGGACCGCTTTCTGACCACCACGCCTGTGGCTGCCGACTGCTTCCAGCTGCTTGGGGTCACATCCCTGCTCATCGCGTGCAAACAG GTGGAGGTGCACCCGCCGCGCGTGAAGCAGCTCCTGGCCCTGTGCTGCGGTGCCTTCTCCCGGCAGCAACTCTGCAACCTCGAGTGCATCGTGCTGCACAAACTGCACTTCAGCCTGGGCGCGCCAACCATCAGCTTCTTCCTGGAGCATTTCACGCACGCGCGTGTGGAGGCGGGGCAGGCTGAGGTCTCGGAAGCCCTGGAGGCGCAAGCCCTGGCGCGCGGGGTGGCGGAGCTGAGCCTGGCCGACTACGCCTTCACCAGCTACACTCCCTCGCTGCTGGCCATCTGCTGCCTGGCGCTGGCTGACCGTATGCTCCAGCTCCCGCGCCCCGTGGACCTGCGCCTAGGCGGGCACCCAGAGGCCGCACTGCAGGACTGCCTGGGCAAGCTGCAGCTTCTGGTGGCCATAAACGAAACCTCCCTGACTCACATGCTGCCCTTCCAGATACGAGAGAAGTGCAGCCTGTCCCCGAAGTTGAAATGA